A DNA window from Hymenobacter aquaticus contains the following coding sequences:
- a CDS encoding M1 family metallopeptidase: MRVEPDRHWVESDTRLDFACAQPLDSIRLVLQGDMVVKRVQGRQVAGFRTIADPTNQRDTLVVRFRESMPAGRRVLLRVAAEGEVMEAHLSSAVNSFSPAWTEWTEQTAIIPTVLLSGSAARFAYELQMALPVDYTLQAAGRVVAVRAGRWVVKDSIGGHFGVYFAKPLQQRQTRVQGITLAITQPAGADSVRQQVVATAAAAATFYNALLGPQQQLTYVKMIVPPRPGSGAPAGWSYAVPGGIIRLQLTGNRVNDFYSIGHELAHQWWYAAPFSNTNYQSFLNEGFAEYCCLLFYRSEFGQEAFAQLLTRYQRIAESLGSIRLMPGGLAEKQRNQYTYIKAAYTLYQLEQKIGAPAMQRLLQEALRQHPQSYQQWLELVEQQQGPAARQFYESVF, translated from the coding sequence TTGCGGGTCGAACCAGACCGGCATTGGGTGGAATCGGACACCCGGCTCGACTTTGCCTGCGCGCAGCCGCTGGATAGTATCCGGCTGGTCTTGCAGGGCGACATGGTAGTGAAGCGCGTGCAGGGGCGGCAGGTGGCTGGCTTCCGCACCATTGCCGACCCCACGAACCAGCGTGATACGCTGGTGGTGCGGTTTCGGGAGTCGATGCCGGCCGGCCGCCGCGTACTGCTGCGGGTAGCAGCCGAAGGAGAAGTGATGGAAGCACACTTGAGCAGTGCGGTGAATTCGTTTTCGCCCGCCTGGACGGAGTGGACCGAGCAGACGGCTATTATACCAACCGTGTTGTTGTCGGGCAGCGCGGCACGCTTTGCTTATGAACTGCAAATGGCGCTTCCCGTGGATTATACTCTGCAGGCCGCCGGACGGGTTGTGGCGGTGCGTGCTGGGCGGTGGGTGGTGAAAGACAGTATCGGTGGGCACTTCGGAGTATATTTTGCCAAGCCGCTTCAGCAGCGCCAAACGCGCGTGCAGGGCATTACGCTGGCCATAACGCAGCCAGCGGGTGCCGATTCCGTTCGGCAGCAGGTAGTAGCTACCGCCGCCGCTGCCGCCACTTTCTACAACGCGCTGCTGGGTCCGCAGCAACAACTTACGTACGTAAAGATGATTGTGCCGCCTCGCCCCGGCAGTGGTGCCCCTGCGGGCTGGAGCTACGCGGTACCCGGGGGCATTATCCGGCTACAGCTGACCGGCAACCGGGTCAATGACTTTTACAGCATCGGGCACGAGCTAGCCCATCAATGGTGGTACGCGGCTCCGTTCAGCAACACGAACTACCAGAGTTTTCTCAACGAAGGGTTTGCAGAATACTGCTGTTTGCTGTTCTACCGGTCTGAGTTCGGACAGGAAGCTTTTGCCCAGCTCCTGACCCGCTACCAGCGCATAGCCGAAAGCCTGGGCAGTATCCGGTTGATGCCCGGCGGGCTGGCTGAAAAGCAGCGAAATCAATACACGTACATCAAGGCGGCCTACACCCTCTACCAGCTAGAGCAGAAAATAGGCGCGCCGGCCATGCAGCGCCTGTTGCAGGAAGCCCTGCGGCAGCATCCCCAGAGCTACCAGCAGTGGTTGGAGTTGGTAGAGCAGCAGCAGGGGCCCGCGGCGCGGCAGTTCTACGAATCTGTTTTCTAG
- a CDS encoding tetratricopeptide repeat protein, whose translation MAKYLDKGAAVYGYNHPNWEKYCDSLIAACPTIAVAYREKAIPYLKKGDYATAFPLEDKAVALDPKTWTAYRGFLKCIFTKDYAGALLDFQQARRLVPGGYEMDHTYPFYEGLCNLELGHYAQAAASFRLDIAQQTQGHPQRPPHFNSLFYAGVLYYEMQDYPQATHYLTYCLRLNPQFPDAHYYLAQVYLARKKNGEATRHLRLGQAYYRQGYRLNEDNEAYANYPHQITLYELETLLQAQTVTGR comes from the coding sequence GTGGCCAAATACCTGGACAAAGGCGCGGCCGTGTATGGCTACAATCACCCGAATTGGGAGAAATACTGCGATAGTCTGATTGCCGCGTGCCCCACTATCGCTGTGGCGTACCGAGAAAAGGCGATTCCCTACCTCAAGAAAGGTGACTACGCTACAGCCTTTCCGCTGGAAGACAAGGCCGTAGCGCTGGACCCCAAAACGTGGACAGCTTACCGGGGCTTTCTCAAATGTATCTTCACCAAAGACTATGCAGGGGCCCTGCTGGATTTTCAACAAGCCCGGCGGCTAGTGCCCGGCGGTTACGAGATGGACCATACGTATCCGTTTTACGAAGGACTGTGCAACCTGGAGCTGGGACATTACGCACAGGCTGCCGCTAGCTTCAGGCTTGACATTGCCCAGCAAACGCAGGGGCACCCGCAACGCCCGCCCCATTTCAATAGCTTATTCTACGCGGGTGTCCTGTATTATGAAATGCAGGACTACCCCCAGGCAACACACTACCTAACCTATTGCCTGCGTCTCAACCCGCAGTTTCCCGACGCCCACTATTACCTGGCACAGGTATATCTGGCGCGGAAAAAGAACGGCGAAGCCACCCGGCACCTTCGGCTGGGCCAGGCGTATTACAGGCAGGGCTACCGGCTGAACGAAGACAACGAGGCATACGCTAACTACCCGCACCAGATAACGCTTTATGAGTTAGAAACCCTGCTGCAAGCCCAAACGGTGACTGGTCGGTAG
- a CDS encoding lanthionine synthetase LanC family protein translates to MKNDSYFQGNLNAIYYFIQAGGFTLQDPSLKWGKIGLAVFLNQLTFNSSDSAAQAITLRLFEAGVAGVEDLAEESGLGEILSDLAGIIHFLRQNSRLAFDAEDLLAELDPFLLTYLTTCATLGNLDLVAGALAPAHYLLARATECPSLTKPLDDFILQLDTLATRAITGQACWYSTIFPEPRIYLGLSHGSASILVFLAKALEAGRQPAVCRRLLAEGVAYVLAQYRPDSSIAFPVIVGHEPQFATLGWAYGDLGVCYGLLVASQALGHVPGCQLAVSRALSLGNRIGEPGAWPDAGLAYGCTGSAVLFHALAQLSGTPAFLSFAEQCLARSSDFISAHNPACGFRAAYPTRGNGADWGIISGIAGIGVAFHAYLSQDYSLAQRLLYL, encoded by the coding sequence GTGAAAAACGATAGTTATTTTCAAGGAAATCTGAATGCCATATACTATTTTATCCAAGCGGGCGGCTTTACACTGCAAGATCCTAGTCTAAAATGGGGCAAAATTGGGCTTGCTGTTTTCTTGAACCAGTTGACTTTCAACAGTTCCGACAGTGCGGCACAAGCCATTACGCTTCGTCTATTCGAAGCAGGAGTCGCTGGCGTAGAAGACCTAGCGGAGGAAAGTGGGTTAGGAGAGATTCTTAGTGACCTTGCCGGAATAATTCACTTTCTCCGGCAAAACAGCCGACTGGCTTTCGACGCGGAAGACCTATTAGCCGAGCTCGACCCCTTTCTCCTGACGTACCTCACGACCTGCGCCACCTTGGGCAACCTGGATTTGGTAGCGGGGGCACTAGCACCAGCTCACTATCTGCTGGCCCGCGCCACCGAGTGTCCTTCGCTGACCAAGCCATTGGATGATTTCATTCTGCAACTTGACACTCTGGCCACACGGGCCATTACAGGCCAAGCGTGCTGGTATTCTACGATTTTTCCGGAGCCCCGAATTTACCTGGGCCTTTCTCATGGCTCAGCCAGCATCCTGGTTTTTTTGGCCAAGGCCTTGGAAGCCGGCCGGCAGCCCGCTGTATGTCGGCGGCTCCTAGCAGAGGGCGTAGCCTACGTTCTGGCGCAGTACCGGCCTGACAGTTCAATTGCATTTCCGGTTATCGTGGGGCACGAGCCACAATTCGCTACCCTGGGCTGGGCCTACGGCGACCTGGGAGTCTGCTACGGTCTGCTCGTGGCCAGCCAGGCGCTGGGGCACGTGCCGGGCTGTCAGCTTGCTGTTAGTCGGGCGCTTTCGCTGGGAAACAGAATAGGCGAGCCCGGGGCCTGGCCCGATGCGGGGCTGGCTTATGGCTGTACAGGCTCAGCGGTACTGTTTCACGCCCTGGCTCAACTATCGGGTACTCCGGCCTTTCTGTCCTTCGCAGAGCAATGCCTGGCCCGCAGTAGTGATTTCATCTCCGCGCACAACCCGGCATGCGGCTTCCGAGCGGCCTACCCCACCCGGGGTAATGGTGCCGACTGGGGTATCATCAGTGGTATTGCGGGCATAGGCGTTGCCTTTCACGCCTACTTGTCCCAGGATTATTCCCTTGCCCAACGACTCCTGTACCTATAA
- a CDS encoding lantibiotic dehydratase has translation MNSSLKKPAVYEFFDELVVRMPALPLHYLEQLNEQAITARLTDVATPLYIASNQLFAEVEKLAAGELPAERTERLFHTLYKYLSRMTTRSTPFGAFSGMMLLTWGEHSKLVRKPALWLNTQPDGTYVSALAQHLEQLPWIQPYLLYFTNPTCSVAGGQVRYFEYHVARGNRRYEATAVEATPLLLTLLEAARNGQSFQDIVLTITSAGFEQEEAADFVQELIASRLLLSELENPVVGLPHLTEITARITRIAGSAASRDPAVAPLLAALLALQQRLPQVATHSEYQALQQQMQHLLPGYTNDSYFLVNAAISPASADSKVLSKQWQTPLLEALKIFNYFQQPSESPIPSFTQQFVKRYGHASVPLLQALDMESGIAYGELMRSSNTPLIDDLPFFTAPPTRPRRSLPPEAATLQQLWKQAQLAGQQSLELPASMVAGMAPVWSDLPPTLYSVFRIVHCETRQKILIERFNGPTAANFITRFGHSFPDVAALASTIHTYDQALHPEALVAEVAHLPFERASNVISGPASGDYTIRVISNVLSEESKNIALSDLYLTVRDGQVVLFSRKLEREIIPRLNNAFLYSRSTLPIFQFLCDLQNQGKRNHLLFSPSSLGIAENEDFIPRITYKDVILSPAIWSLASTEFQGWATAPTSELLAMAQTLRQTHGLPRRVLLLEGDNELFIDWENELSLLTLARETKKHLRLRLMESFLEHTPYQSVAMDSAGGEYNAQFVALLRQPQPVRRRAANIAALVGGLSDSTAAVFPPFAEWQYYKFYCGEVTAERLLRECISPLVKELQASGLIDQWFFLRYEDPDFHLRIRFHLVSSVAQAAFQQLLTAHLTRWEGLDLVWNIQSDTYKRELSRYSFRYIDSSECIFFRDSEATLAFLAILSENALPESTRWLYAACSVDALLRDFGMSTTQRFELIEQVRASFNEEFAAGSAMLSGITNKFRSIRQEFAQVLDLEKSLPEYLQPVDALLTARSHTTKAAVATLCEAATADLLYPQLSGILSSHIHMLLNRIFQAQPRQHEMVFYNFMYNSYKTALILSNKMSKI, from the coding sequence ATGAACTCTTCCCTGAAAAAGCCTGCTGTCTATGAGTTCTTCGATGAGCTGGTGGTGCGTATGCCGGCGCTGCCCCTACATTATCTTGAGCAACTCAACGAGCAGGCCATCACCGCCCGCCTGACCGATGTTGCAACGCCGCTATATATAGCTTCAAATCAGCTTTTTGCCGAAGTGGAAAAGCTGGCAGCCGGCGAGTTGCCCGCTGAGCGCACCGAGCGTTTGTTTCACACGCTTTATAAGTATCTGAGCCGAATGACGACCCGTAGCACCCCCTTTGGGGCCTTTTCGGGAATGATGCTGCTGACTTGGGGGGAACATAGCAAGTTGGTTCGCAAGCCTGCACTGTGGCTCAATACTCAACCAGACGGAACATACGTCAGTGCCCTGGCGCAGCACCTAGAACAACTGCCCTGGATTCAGCCATACCTGTTATACTTTACCAATCCAACCTGTTCGGTTGCGGGTGGACAGGTGCGCTACTTCGAATATCATGTCGCCAGGGGCAACCGGCGCTACGAGGCCACCGCCGTGGAGGCTACACCACTGCTACTCACACTACTGGAAGCAGCACGGAACGGCCAGTCGTTTCAGGATATTGTGCTGACGATAACCAGCGCCGGGTTTGAGCAAGAGGAGGCCGCCGACTTTGTACAGGAGCTCATTGCGTCTCGCCTACTGCTCAGCGAGCTGGAAAACCCAGTCGTTGGTCTGCCGCATTTGACGGAAATCACGGCCCGTATCACCCGAATTGCCGGTTCAGCTGCCTCGCGTGACCCGGCAGTGGCTCCGCTGCTGGCAGCGCTGCTGGCACTGCAACAGCGTTTGCCTCAAGTAGCCACGCACAGCGAGTACCAAGCCCTGCAGCAGCAGATGCAGCACCTGCTGCCGGGCTACACGAATGACTCTTACTTTCTGGTAAACGCGGCAATCTCGCCCGCAAGCGCCGACAGCAAGGTTTTGTCGAAGCAATGGCAAACGCCGCTTTTGGAAGCGCTGAAGATATTCAACTACTTTCAACAGCCCTCTGAAAGTCCTATACCGTCTTTCACCCAGCAGTTTGTGAAGCGCTACGGGCATGCCAGCGTACCACTGTTGCAGGCGCTGGACATGGAATCCGGTATCGCCTACGGCGAGTTGATGCGCTCCAGCAACACTCCCCTGATTGACGACCTACCCTTTTTCACCGCTCCCCCTACCCGCCCCCGACGCAGCCTGCCCCCCGAAGCAGCTACGCTGCAACAGTTGTGGAAGCAGGCGCAACTCGCCGGGCAGCAGAGCCTTGAACTTCCTGCGTCGATGGTTGCCGGCATGGCCCCCGTCTGGAGCGACTTGCCTCCTACGCTGTATTCGGTTTTCCGAATTGTGCATTGCGAAACCCGGCAGAAAATTCTGATTGAGCGGTTTAACGGCCCCACAGCCGCCAATTTCATCACCCGGTTTGGCCATTCTTTTCCCGATGTAGCGGCGTTGGCGTCCACGATTCATACTTATGACCAGGCATTACACCCCGAGGCGCTGGTGGCAGAAGTGGCGCATCTGCCCTTCGAGCGCGCCAGCAATGTGATAAGCGGCCCCGCTTCGGGCGACTACACCATCCGGGTCATCTCAAATGTGCTGAGTGAGGAGTCCAAGAACATTGCCCTCTCCGATCTGTATCTAACCGTCAGGGATGGTCAGGTAGTGTTGTTTTCACGGAAGCTGGAGAGGGAGATTATTCCTCGGCTAAATAATGCATTCTTATACAGCCGCAGCACGTTGCCCATATTCCAGTTTCTGTGCGACCTGCAAAACCAGGGCAAACGCAACCATCTTCTTTTCAGCCCTTCCAGCTTGGGTATAGCCGAAAACGAGGACTTTATTCCCCGCATTACCTATAAAGACGTTATTCTGTCGCCGGCAATCTGGAGCCTGGCGTCCACCGAATTCCAGGGTTGGGCTACGGCCCCCACCAGCGAGCTGCTGGCCATGGCTCAAACCCTTCGGCAGACCCACGGGCTCCCGCGCCGGGTGCTGCTGCTGGAAGGCGACAACGAGCTATTCATTGATTGGGAAAATGAGCTCAGTCTGCTAACCCTGGCCCGCGAAACCAAAAAACACCTGCGGCTGCGGCTGATGGAGTCTTTTCTGGAGCATACTCCTTACCAATCGGTGGCAATGGATAGCGCCGGGGGCGAGTACAACGCGCAATTTGTGGCCCTGCTCCGTCAGCCGCAGCCTGTCAGGCGGCGCGCAGCCAATATTGCGGCGCTGGTCGGCGGACTAAGCGACTCTACTGCTGCCGTTTTCCCCCCCTTTGCAGAATGGCAATACTATAAATTCTACTGCGGGGAAGTAACTGCCGAGCGCCTGCTACGCGAGTGTATTTCGCCGTTAGTGAAAGAACTGCAGGCAAGCGGGCTGATTGACCAATGGTTTTTTCTGCGATACGAAGACCCGGATTTTCACCTGCGGATACGCTTTCACTTGGTCTCTTCCGTAGCACAAGCCGCATTCCAACAACTGCTTACCGCGCATCTTACCCGCTGGGAGGGTCTGGACCTTGTCTGGAATATTCAGAGCGACACCTACAAGCGCGAGTTGTCCCGGTACTCCTTCCGCTACATCGATAGTTCGGAGTGTATATTCTTCCGCGATAGTGAAGCCACCCTGGCATTTCTGGCAATACTCTCTGAAAATGCGCTGCCGGAATCAACCCGCTGGCTGTACGCCGCTTGTTCCGTAGATGCCTTGCTCCGGGACTTTGGCATGAGCACAACGCAGCGATTTGAGTTAATCGAGCAAGTGCGGGCAAGCTTCAACGAAGAGTTTGCCGCTGGCTCTGCGATGCTGAGCGGAATAACGAACAAATTCCGTAGTATTCGGCAGGAATTCGCTCAGGTGCTCGACCTTGAGAAGTCGCTGCCGGAGTACTTGCAGCCAGTTGATGCTTTGTTGACAGCCCGAAGCCACACGACCAAGGCAGCCGTAGCGACACTTTGTGAAGCAGCGACAGCGGACCTTCTGTATCCACAGTTATCAGGCATATTGAGCAGTCACATTCACATGCTATTAAACCGAATATTTCAGGCGCAGCCCCGTCAGCATGAAATGGTGTTTTATAATTTTATGTACAACAGCTACAAGACTGCCTTAATACTAAGTAATAAAATGAGCAAAATATAG
- a CDS encoding HlyD family secretion protein → MALKIDELDERSEIVRDVIGQPPAWPIRWGSMLIFLIIALAVIMSAIIRYPDTIIGQVQISTTEPPIRITAPVDAQIRKLFVVDGQFVQEGVYIAETRSVASGQSMSKVREVISQVEAFIKNPKPDFVPTNPYLTLGDAQLMFNSLQKDVRDYTSFLRDNYFAEQIKTLESQIADYKSLDGVSKIGKGIKLQNLQQAKERFQAQKLLYKDKVISKFDFFQEESRYNEVKQSFEAARESELENNILITANTRQIKQLRFDAKEQERKLRLNVQQSLLNLKNQMSEWEQKNVFISPIAGKVSYLKRIVDKQYVKAQEELFAIVPADSNYIAIVNVPTTGYGKVAVGQRVQIRLENYPTVQFGVLVGKIRKLSYLANEKTYFAEVMLPKGLTTNYLKTLPYHPEMGGIAEIVTEDLSLLERIFYSIREIFGESFSKRTTVS, encoded by the coding sequence ATGGCTTTGAAAATAGATGAGCTTGATGAGCGCAGTGAAATTGTGCGCGATGTAATAGGACAACCACCCGCATGGCCTATCAGATGGGGTAGTATGTTAATTTTCCTTATTATCGCACTTGCTGTTATAATGTCGGCCATAATTCGTTACCCGGATACTATTATAGGTCAAGTGCAGATATCCACTACTGAGCCACCTATTCGAATTACGGCTCCGGTCGACGCACAAATCCGCAAGCTATTCGTTGTAGACGGTCAATTTGTGCAGGAAGGGGTATATATAGCAGAAACTAGGAGCGTAGCCAGTGGGCAAAGTATGAGCAAGGTCAGGGAAGTTATTAGCCAGGTTGAAGCCTTTATAAAAAATCCTAAACCTGACTTCGTTCCAACTAATCCTTATCTTACGTTAGGTGACGCGCAATTGATGTTTAATAGTTTGCAAAAAGATGTAAGAGACTATACTAGTTTTTTGCGCGACAATTATTTTGCTGAACAAATCAAAACTCTTGAATCGCAAATAGCTGACTATAAATCATTGGACGGAGTGTCTAAAATAGGGAAAGGTATTAAGTTGCAGAATTTGCAGCAGGCAAAAGAGCGCTTTCAGGCACAGAAGCTACTGTATAAGGATAAAGTTATATCTAAATTTGATTTTTTTCAGGAGGAAAGTCGCTACAACGAAGTAAAGCAAAGTTTCGAAGCAGCAAGAGAATCAGAGTTGGAAAATAATATTCTTATTACGGCCAATACTCGGCAAATAAAACAGCTGCGTTTCGACGCCAAAGAGCAGGAGCGTAAGCTGCGTCTAAATGTTCAGCAATCTTTGCTTAATCTGAAAAATCAGATGAGTGAATGGGAGCAAAAAAATGTTTTTATTTCTCCTATCGCTGGCAAAGTAAGTTATTTGAAGCGTATAGTTGATAAGCAATATGTCAAAGCCCAGGAAGAGTTATTTGCTATTGTTCCTGCCGATAGTAACTATATCGCCATTGTGAACGTCCCAACCACTGGCTATGGCAAAGTAGCAGTCGGTCAGCGGGTGCAGATTCGATTAGAAAATTATCCGACGGTGCAATTTGGTGTGTTGGTAGGAAAGATCAGGAAGCTTTCCTACCTGGCCAATGAGAAAACCTATTTCGCGGAAGTAATGCTACCCAAAGGCCTAACGACCAACTATCTGAAAACCCTTCCTTACCATCCCGAAATGGGCGGAATAGCGGAAATTGTAACGGAGGATTTAAGTTTGCTGGAACGGATATTCTATAGCATTAGGGAAATATTCGGTGAGTCTTTTTCTAAGCGCACCACCGTCTCCTGA
- a CDS encoding peptidase domain-containing ABC transporter: MNNKFFVMIRKSFPFYKQFDREDCGPTCLRMIAKFYGKAYSPEFLKEKASITREGVSLAGISEAAEAIGMHTLAVKIPYATLEEDIPLPCVAYWKQRHFIVVHKIKNNKVYVADPAHGLITYTREEFSRGWLGVKNAQPDQEGLILAMEPTPEFYELDSVDEINRQGFKFLWPYFKSYSHVWGQLIMGLIVASFLQLALPFLTQATVDIGINYQNIRFIYLILIAQLILIISQASVQIIRDWLLLHITSRININMLSDFLIKLMRLPISFFDSKHTGDILQRAQDQRRIQNFLTSATLNVLFSVINILIFGFVLSYYSFTIFLVFLCGSVLYVAWTLVFMKRRAELDFRYFDESSGNQSSLIQLVNGMQEIKMNGSERRRRWEWEQIQVRLFKISIKGLSLAQWQTNGSLLINEIKNIIISFIAAKAVIDGQLTLGMMLSVQYIIGQLNLPISNFVTFIRGAQDAYISLERLAEIHNQADEETVSEELVRVLPSDRTIHIENMSFQYGEKSSPFVLKNITMQIPKGKVTAIVGPSGSGKTTLLKLLLKSYEPTSGSVRIGYTQLSQISPRFWRRQCGVVMQDGYIFSDSIARNISESDVEGVVNKAKLLEAVRIANIEDFIERAPTGYNTRLGASGTNISGGQKQRILIARSVYKNPDYLLFDEATSSLDANNEKIIMENLEQFYKDKTVVIVAHRLSTVKNADQIVVLDAGEIVEIGNHDSLVSKKGFYYTLVKNQLELGN; this comes from the coding sequence TTGAATAACAAATTCTTTGTAATGATTAGAAAAAGCTTTCCTTTTTATAAGCAATTTGATCGGGAAGATTGTGGGCCTACTTGCCTGCGTATGATCGCCAAGTTTTACGGAAAAGCATATTCTCCGGAATTTTTGAAAGAAAAGGCCAGTATAACCCGTGAAGGAGTTTCTTTGGCGGGCATTTCTGAAGCGGCTGAAGCTATAGGTATGCACACGCTAGCGGTGAAGATACCGTATGCTACTTTAGAAGAAGATATACCACTGCCTTGTGTAGCATATTGGAAACAGCGGCATTTTATCGTTGTTCATAAAATTAAAAATAATAAAGTGTACGTAGCTGATCCTGCTCATGGATTAATAACGTATACCAGGGAGGAGTTTTCTCGCGGCTGGCTTGGAGTAAAAAATGCTCAGCCAGATCAGGAAGGACTCATTCTGGCTATGGAGCCAACCCCAGAATTTTATGAGCTGGATAGCGTTGATGAAATAAACAGGCAGGGGTTTAAATTCCTGTGGCCTTACTTTAAAAGCTATTCTCACGTATGGGGGCAGCTTATTATGGGGTTAATTGTGGCCTCTTTTCTTCAACTAGCTTTGCCGTTTCTTACGCAGGCAACAGTTGATATTGGTATAAATTATCAAAATATAAGATTTATTTACTTAATATTGATTGCGCAGTTAATATTGATTATATCTCAGGCTTCTGTGCAGATTATTCGTGACTGGCTTTTGTTACATATTACAAGTCGTATTAATATAAATATGTTGTCAGATTTTCTGATAAAGCTTATGCGACTTCCGATTAGTTTCTTTGATTCCAAGCATACCGGTGATATTCTTCAGCGGGCCCAGGATCAGCGACGTATTCAAAACTTTCTGACCTCAGCAACGCTTAACGTTTTATTTTCTGTAATAAACATTTTGATATTTGGATTTGTGTTGTCTTACTACAGCTTCACAATATTTTTGGTTTTCTTGTGTGGATCAGTTTTGTATGTGGCTTGGACGCTTGTTTTTATGAAGCGCCGTGCAGAGCTAGACTTCAGGTACTTTGACGAGTCATCGGGTAACCAGAGTAGTTTGATTCAGCTCGTGAATGGAATGCAAGAGATAAAGATGAACGGTTCCGAGCGCCGTAGGCGTTGGGAGTGGGAGCAAATTCAGGTTCGCCTTTTTAAAATATCTATTAAAGGTCTATCACTCGCTCAGTGGCAGACTAATGGGTCCTTGCTGATAAATGAAATTAAGAATATTATAATATCATTTATTGCTGCTAAAGCTGTAATTGATGGTCAATTAACATTGGGTATGATGCTCTCCGTACAGTATATTATTGGGCAGCTAAATCTACCTATTAGCAATTTTGTGACTTTCATCCGAGGTGCTCAGGATGCTTATATAAGCCTAGAGCGGCTGGCTGAGATTCATAATCAAGCGGACGAAGAAACTGTGAGTGAAGAGTTAGTGCGGGTTTTGCCTTCGGATCGTACCATTCATATTGAGAATATGAGTTTTCAGTATGGTGAAAAATCATCTCCTTTTGTACTGAAGAATATTACAATGCAGATACCAAAGGGTAAGGTAACTGCTATTGTGGGACCGAGTGGGAGTGGAAAAACTACTTTATTAAAATTGTTGCTGAAATCATATGAGCCGACTAGTGGTAGTGTTAGAATAGGCTACACACAGCTAAGTCAAATTAGTCCTAGGTTTTGGCGTCGTCAATGTGGAGTTGTGATGCAGGATGGTTATATATTTTCGGATTCTATTGCCCGAAATATATCTGAGTCTGATGTAGAAGGCGTGGTGAATAAAGCCAAGCTTTTGGAAGCTGTGCGAATAGCTAATATTGAGGATTTTATTGAGCGTGCTCCAACAGGCTATAACACCCGGCTAGGTGCATCAGGTACTAACATCAGTGGGGGGCAGAAACAGCGTATCTTGATTGCTAGATCTGTGTATAAAAATCCGGATTATTTATTGTTTGATGAGGCTACTAGTTCGTTAGATGCAAATAACGAAAAAATAATTATGGAAAATTTAGAGCAGTTTTATAAAGATAAAACGGTGGTTATTGTGGCGCACCGATTGAGTACGGTTAAAAATGCGGATCAAATTGTTGTTCTTGATGCGGGAGAAATTGTTGAAATTGGTAATCATGATTCTTTGGTGAGTAAAAAGGGATTCTACTACACTCTGGTGAAAAACCAGCTGGAGCTGGGTAATTGA